Proteins encoded in a region of the Streptomyces sp. NBC_01298 genome:
- a CDS encoding chaplin, whose translation MTYKKAVVLAAGILMAAGAASPAMADSAADGKAVGSPGVLSGNVLQVPVHVPVNVCGNTVNVIALLNPAFGNTCVNA comes from the coding sequence ATGACGTACAAGAAGGCAGTGGTGCTGGCCGCCGGCATTCTGATGGCCGCCGGTGCCGCCTCCCCCGCCATGGCCGACTCGGCGGCCGACGGCAAGGCCGTCGGTTCCCCGGGCGTCCTGTCCGGCAACGTGCTCCAGGTCCCGGTCCACGTCCCGGTCAACGTCTGCGGCAACACCGTCAACGTGATCGCCCTGCTGAACCCCGCGTTCGGCAACACCTGCGTCAACGCCTGA
- a CDS encoding chaplin, with protein sequence MNTAKKAALVLATAGLAAAGAAGSAMADSSAEGAAVGSPGVLSGNLGQVPVHVPVNVCGNSVNVIGALNPAFGNVCVND encoded by the coding sequence ATGAACACTGCCAAGAAGGCCGCCCTGGTCCTGGCCACCGCTGGTCTCGCTGCGGCCGGTGCCGCCGGCTCCGCTATGGCCGACTCGTCGGCCGAGGGCGCGGCCGTGGGTTCCCCCGGTGTCCTCTCGGGCAACCTGGGTCAGGTCCCGGTCCACGTCCCGGTCAACGTCTGCGGCAACTCCGTCAACGTGATCGGTGCGCTGAACCCGGCGTTCGGCAACGTCTGCGTCAACGACTGA
- a CDS encoding vitamin K epoxide reductase family protein, translated as MATNTVGVPRQQARPHNRKDAEPIAAPRALAWLLLLTGAAGVLAAWVITLDKFLLLENPDFKPACSLNPVVSCGSVMKSEQAAAFGFPNPMLGLVAYGAVVCVGAGLLAGARHRGWFWLGLNAGMLFGVGFCSWLMVQSLYEINALCLWCCLTWAATLVMFWAVTAHTVRTGILPAPAPVRNFFADFGWAPPVLHTGVIGMLILTRWWDFWTG; from the coding sequence ATGGCAACAAATACCGTGGGAGTCCCCCGCCAGCAGGCCCGGCCCCACAACCGCAAGGACGCTGAACCGATCGCGGCCCCCCGTGCGCTGGCCTGGCTGCTGCTGCTCACCGGGGCCGCCGGGGTGCTGGCCGCCTGGGTCATCACCCTGGACAAGTTCCTGCTGCTGGAGAACCCGGACTTCAAGCCCGCGTGCAGCCTCAACCCGGTCGTCTCCTGCGGCAGCGTGATGAAGAGCGAGCAGGCGGCGGCCTTCGGCTTCCCGAACCCGATGCTGGGCCTGGTCGCCTACGGGGCGGTCGTGTGCGTCGGCGCCGGCCTGCTGGCCGGGGCCCGACACCGCGGCTGGTTCTGGCTCGGCCTGAACGCCGGAATGCTCTTCGGCGTCGGATTCTGCTCCTGGCTCATGGTCCAGTCGCTCTACGAGATCAACGCGCTCTGCCTGTGGTGCTGCCTGACCTGGGCGGCCACCCTGGTGATGTTCTGGGCGGTCACCGCGCACACCGTGCGCACGGGGATCCTGCCCGCGCCCGCGCCGGTACGGAACTTCTTCGCCGACTTCGGCTGGGCCCCGCCCGTCCTGCACACCGGCGTGATCGGGATGCTGATCCTGACCCGGTGGTGGGACTTCTGGACCGGCTGA
- a CDS encoding DUF3344 domain-containing protein, translating into MGSSRRILGTLGLLSCLALSVNVPAAGAAAAPPGVRGPLVKEAPRVPFTQRYQAVQHGGLVRASNSSIGCRKEESAQAEPCAAVNKGAAGTNGDYEMFYDEVDKDPDTYNSTRAELKVPAGAKVSYARLYWGGNLRVGEQKPPEDNGRVLVAEPGGAYKEVLADTAIGHRSDAAADAYQASADVTPLVRKGGAGMWTVAQLNIAMGHSDAGAWGGWTLVVAYEHPQEPVRRVSIWDGFEGLAAGAGEAAGETVELTGLDAAPGARGRAGVVAYDGDRGTLGDSLTVTADSGRRISLSDGENPFNDVMNSTITEFGDHSFVRQPEHMNNLGYDADVFDLSPALSGGARSLTFGFTGENQGHFLGVLFVQTDARR; encoded by the coding sequence ATGGGTTCCTCCCGCAGAATCCTCGGCACGCTCGGTCTGCTGTCCTGCCTCGCACTTTCGGTGAACGTCCCCGCAGCCGGGGCCGCCGCCGCCCCGCCGGGCGTGCGGGGGCCGCTGGTCAAGGAGGCGCCCCGGGTGCCCTTCACCCAGCGTTACCAGGCGGTGCAGCACGGGGGCCTGGTCCGGGCCTCGAACTCCTCCATCGGCTGCCGCAAGGAGGAGTCCGCGCAGGCCGAGCCGTGTGCCGCGGTCAACAAGGGCGCGGCGGGGACCAACGGCGACTACGAGATGTTCTACGACGAGGTCGACAAGGACCCGGACACCTACAACTCCACCCGGGCCGAGCTCAAGGTCCCGGCGGGCGCGAAGGTCTCGTACGCCCGGCTGTACTGGGGCGGGAACCTGCGGGTCGGCGAGCAGAAGCCGCCGGAGGACAACGGCCGGGTGCTCGTCGCCGAGCCGGGCGGCGCGTACAAGGAAGTCCTGGCCGATACGGCGATCGGGCACCGCAGCGATGCGGCCGCTGACGCCTACCAGGCCTCCGCCGACGTGACCCCGCTGGTCCGCAAGGGCGGCGCCGGGATGTGGACGGTGGCCCAGCTGAACATCGCCATGGGGCACTCGGACGCGGGTGCCTGGGGCGGCTGGACGCTGGTGGTGGCCTACGAGCACCCGCAGGAGCCGGTGCGCAGGGTCTCGATCTGGGACGGCTTCGAAGGGCTGGCCGCGGGGGCCGGCGAGGCGGCGGGCGAGACGGTGGAGCTCACCGGCCTGGACGCGGCGCCCGGAGCGCGGGGGCGGGCCGGGGTGGTCGCGTACGACGGGGACCGCGGAACGCTCGGGGACTCACTCACGGTGACCGCCGACAGCGGTCGCCGGATCAGCCTCAGTGACGGAGAAAATCCTTTTAATGATGTTATGAATTCCACGATCACGGAATTCGGCGATCACTCGTTCGTGCGACAGCCCGAACATATGAATAACCTCGGATATGACGCGGACGTGTTCGATCTGAGCCCCGCCCTGTCCGGTGGTGCCCGCAGCCTGACCTTCGGGTTCACGGGCGAAAACCAGGGTCATTTCCTCGGTGTGCTCTTCGTTCAGACAGACGCGCGCCGCTGA
- a CDS encoding DUF6227 family protein, with the protein MSDPHETTEAHLGRLLGRALNSFDLPDELVERLGTALAHRSSLHTTRRSPAAGPWREIHRHAYLLSDGDSVVLWELAHRQDDGLSIRYEVFAGKAETCLAAARLFGEVPSQVARDLVEVTVEEDPESDIAVLSALFSNPTPAQRHREYAVEESADHARRVLRRAENPDRPGEQVALLLRSAYAHQITQVFGTRQCLADGRDAGFSLYEHSFVLLDGSEFSLWEVEHTVTPDGRHMCEVYETETAARGAMELRARVR; encoded by the coding sequence TTGAGCGATCCGCACGAGACCACCGAGGCGCACCTCGGCCGACTCCTGGGCCGCGCCCTCAACTCCTTCGACCTGCCGGACGAATTGGTCGAGCGGCTGGGCACCGCGCTCGCCCACAGGTCCTCGCTGCACACCACCCGCCGCAGTCCCGCGGCCGGACCGTGGCGGGAGATACACCGGCACGCCTACCTGCTGTCCGACGGCGACTCCGTCGTCCTGTGGGAGCTGGCCCACCGTCAGGACGACGGCCTGTCCATACGGTACGAGGTCTTCGCCGGCAAGGCGGAGACCTGCCTCGCGGCGGCCCGGCTCTTCGGCGAGGTCCCCTCGCAGGTGGCGCGGGACCTCGTGGAGGTGACGGTCGAGGAGGACCCGGAGAGCGACATCGCCGTGCTGAGCGCGCTGTTCAGCAATCCGACCCCCGCCCAGCGGCACCGCGAGTACGCGGTGGAGGAGTCCGCGGACCACGCCCGCCGGGTGCTGCGCCGCGCGGAGAACCCGGACCGGCCGGGCGAGCAGGTGGCCCTGCTGCTGCGGTCGGCCTACGCGCACCAGATCACGCAGGTGTTCGGCACCCGGCAGTGCCTCGCGGACGGGCGGGACGCCGGCTTCAGCCTGTACGAGCACTCCTTCGTCCTGCTGGACGGGAGCGAGTTCAGCCTGTGGGAGGTCGAGCACACGGTGACGCCGGACGGACGGCACATGTGCGAGGTCTACGAGACCGAAACGGCCGCGCGCGGAGCCATGGAGCTCCGCGCGCGGGTGAGGTGA
- a CDS encoding exopolysaccharide biosynthesis polyprenyl glycosylphosphotransferase — MRRSVTAIHPPRGPKADRARATVRPSRVRRRDGIAPLLAADAFAATATVAALPGTELPLGAAAPLALALVALHAQAGLYRPRLAPSALLELPSLAGRSAALWCGAAAVLAATAPGEALGWSALLGAVCVQVALACAGRGLVNQLRRRTRARRPASALVVGPGAGASAVAAALHGRPEYGLRPVGLADTGTDGEGDAGVPVLATHEDIRRAVIQNSVRHAVFTRPPEADERTASLVRLFHDHGCRLWLADPAGTAKVTGMRVAQPADQLWGYAVQPLLPRPARPVERYAKRVIDSSLAAIALLAAAPVMGACALAVRVSDGPGVIFRQERVGLYGRPFTLLKFRTLRADAHESATRWTVAGDCRMSPIGSFLRKSSLDELPQLWNVVRGDMSLVGPRPERPFFVAKFSSVHPGYEARHRMPVGITGLAQINGLRGDTSIEDRARFDNHYIDTWSLWQDLWILARTAASFFRFRLGGS; from the coding sequence GTGCGCCGTTCCGTGACCGCGATCCACCCCCCGCGCGGACCCAAGGCCGACCGCGCGCGGGCCACCGTACGGCCGAGCCGGGTGCGCCGCCGGGACGGGATCGCCCCGCTGCTGGCCGCCGACGCGTTCGCCGCCACCGCGACGGTGGCGGCGCTGCCGGGGACGGAGCTGCCCCTCGGGGCCGCCGCTCCCCTCGCACTGGCCCTGGTCGCACTGCACGCGCAGGCCGGGCTGTACCGGCCGCGGCTCGCCCCCTCCGCGCTGCTCGAACTGCCCTCGCTCGCCGGGCGGTCCGCCGCCCTGTGGTGCGGGGCCGCCGCCGTGCTGGCCGCCACCGCCCCGGGCGAGGCCCTGGGCTGGAGCGCGCTGCTCGGCGCCGTCTGCGTCCAGGTCGCCCTGGCCTGCGCGGGACGCGGCCTCGTCAACCAGCTCCGCCGCCGCACCCGTGCCCGCCGCCCCGCCTCCGCCCTGGTCGTCGGACCCGGCGCCGGGGCGAGCGCGGTCGCCGCCGCCCTGCACGGGCGCCCCGAGTACGGACTGCGCCCGGTCGGGCTCGCGGACACCGGGACCGACGGGGAGGGGGACGCGGGAGTTCCCGTACTCGCCACCCACGAGGACATCCGGCGGGCCGTGATCCAGAACTCCGTCCGGCACGCCGTCTTCACCCGCCCGCCCGAGGCAGACGAACGCACCGCCTCCCTGGTGCGGCTCTTCCACGACCACGGGTGCCGGCTCTGGCTCGCCGACCCGGCGGGCACCGCCAAGGTCACCGGGATGCGCGTCGCGCAGCCCGCCGACCAGCTGTGGGGGTACGCCGTCCAGCCGCTGCTGCCGCGCCCGGCCCGGCCGGTCGAGCGGTACGCGAAGCGGGTCATCGACTCCTCGCTCGCCGCGATCGCGCTGCTCGCCGCCGCCCCCGTGATGGGGGCCTGCGCGCTGGCCGTACGGGTCTCCGACGGGCCCGGGGTGATCTTCCGGCAGGAGCGGGTCGGCCTGTACGGACGCCCCTTCACTCTGCTGAAGTTCCGCACCCTGCGCGCCGACGCGCACGAGTCCGCCACCCGCTGGACGGTGGCCGGCGACTGCCGGATGAGCCCGATCGGCTCCTTCCTGCGCAAGTCCTCGCTGGACGAGCTGCCGCAGCTGTGGAACGTGGTCCGGGGTGACATGAGCCTGGTCGGTCCGCGTCCCGAACGGCCTTTCTTTGTGGCCAAGTTCAGCAGCGTGCACCCGGGGTACGAAGCCCGGCACCGGATGCCGGTCGGCATCACCGGGCTCGCCCAGATCAACGGGCTGCGCGGGGACACCTCCATCGAGGACCGGGCCCGCTTCGACAACCACTACATCGACACCTGGTCGCTGTGGCAGGACCTGTGGATCCTGGCCCGCACCGCGGCCTCCTTCTTCCGCTTCCGGCTGGGGGGCAGCTAA
- a CDS encoding rodlin, with the protein MLKKIMTAAAVTAAAVGAGAAAAAPAMAIGNDNGINTVNGNGAVQAYGNQKTHGDMSPQLGVVQGTLNKPCIGLPAKVNAQSLVALLNIGVQDINVLSNPQNQQCTENSTQAKGDEPLSHILDNIPVLSGNVSQGS; encoded by the coding sequence ATGCTCAAGAAGATCATGACTGCTGCCGCGGTCACCGCCGCCGCCGTCGGCGCGGGCGCTGCTGCTGCCGCCCCCGCCATGGCGATCGGCAACGACAACGGGATCAACACCGTCAACGGGAACGGTGCCGTGCAGGCCTACGGCAACCAGAAGACCCACGGTGACATGAGCCCGCAGCTCGGAGTCGTCCAGGGCACCCTGAACAAGCCCTGCATCGGTCTGCCGGCCAAGGTCAACGCCCAGTCGCTGGTGGCGCTGCTCAACATCGGCGTCCAGGACATCAACGTCCTGTCCAACCCGCAGAACCAGCAGTGCACCGAGAACTCCACCCAGGCCAAGGGCGACGAGCCGCTCTCGCACATCCTGGACAACATCCCGGTCCTCTCGGGCAACGTCTCCCAGGGCAGCTGA
- a CDS encoding PTS fructose transporter subunit IIABC, with product MSEMITRDLVDLDLSAESKVGAARALAERMVTLGRVTDLDGFLADVAAREAQMPTGLEGGIGIPHCRSTHVTAPTLAFGRSPSGIDFGAPDGPADLIFLIAAPAGADDAHLSILSTLARRLMRPDFVAALRAAATPEEAAALVAGEEPAPPNPAPSAANPAPPAFEERGSGGGAPRAAEPQNAAQPGRGGVGESPAGQPFRVVAVTSCPTGIAHTYMAAESLQQAAAEAGIELTVETQGSAGFTKLTPETIAAADAAVFAHDVPVRERARFAGKPTVDVGVKAGINRPAELLQEARDKAARGEVSTTSPTPVEEAGEDQDGYGAKLRTWLMSGVSYMVPFVAAGGLLIALAFAIGGYEINNAPSVAEHFVWTEAASWAALLFQTGGLAFGFLVPVLAGYIAYGMADRPGLVPGFVGGAVALTIDAGFLGGLIAGLIAGGTVLAVQRLKIPTALRGIMPVVVLPLIGSAVTAFLMFLVVGKPVASLQRALTDWLSGLSGANAIILGVILGLMMCFDLGGPLNKVAYAFAIGGLATPNEGSLKVMAAVMAAGMVPPLAMALATTVRGRLFSKTERENGKAAWFLGASFISEGAIPFAAADPLRVIPASMVGGAVTGALSMAFECTLRAPHGGIFVIPLIGNPLLYLIAIAAGTATSAGLVILLKGMRKQDTTAEAAPLPDPAEVTVAA from the coding sequence CCGAACGGATGGTGACGCTGGGCCGGGTCACCGACCTGGACGGCTTCCTGGCCGACGTGGCCGCGCGCGAGGCCCAGATGCCGACCGGCCTGGAAGGCGGCATAGGCATCCCCCACTGCCGCTCCACCCACGTGACGGCCCCCACCCTGGCCTTCGGCCGCTCCCCGTCGGGCATCGACTTCGGCGCCCCGGACGGCCCGGCGGACCTGATCTTCCTGATAGCCGCCCCGGCCGGCGCCGACGACGCCCACCTCTCGATCCTCTCCACCCTGGCCCGCCGCCTGATGCGCCCGGACTTCGTGGCGGCTCTGCGCGCGGCGGCCACTCCGGAGGAGGCGGCGGCACTGGTGGCCGGCGAAGAACCGGCTCCGCCCAATCCAGCCCCTTCGGCCGCCAATCCAGCCCCTCCGGCGTTTGAGGAGCGGGGGTCCGGGGGCGGAGCCCCCCGCGCGGCGGAGCCGCAAAATGCTGCACAGCCGGGAAGGGGCGGGGTGGGGGAAAGCCCCGCAGGGCAGCCGTTCCGAGTGGTCGCCGTCACGTCCTGCCCCACGGGCATCGCCCACACCTACATGGCGGCGGAGTCCCTCCAGCAGGCCGCCGCCGAGGCGGGAATCGAGCTCACGGTCGAAACCCAGGGCTCGGCCGGCTTCACCAAGCTCACCCCGGAAACCATCGCCGCCGCCGACGCGGCCGTCTTCGCCCACGACGTCCCGGTCAGGGAGAGGGCCCGCTTCGCCGGCAAGCCCACCGTGGACGTAGGCGTCAAGGCCGGCATCAACCGCCCGGCGGAACTCCTCCAGGAGGCCCGCGACAAGGCCGCCCGGGGCGAGGTGTCCACCACCTCCCCCACCCCGGTGGAAGAGGCCGGAGAGGACCAGGACGGCTACGGCGCGAAGCTCCGTACCTGGCTGATGTCCGGCGTCAGCTACATGGTCCCCTTCGTCGCCGCCGGCGGCCTCCTCATCGCCCTGGCCTTCGCCATCGGCGGCTACGAGATCAACAACGCCCCTTCGGTCGCCGAGCACTTCGTCTGGACCGAGGCCGCCAGCTGGGCCGCGCTGCTCTTCCAGACCGGCGGCCTCGCCTTCGGCTTCCTGGTCCCCGTACTGGCCGGCTACATCGCCTACGGCATGGCCGACCGGCCCGGTCTCGTCCCCGGCTTCGTCGGCGGCGCCGTGGCCCTCACCATCGACGCCGGATTCCTCGGCGGCCTGATCGCCGGTCTCATCGCGGGCGGCACCGTCCTCGCCGTCCAGAGGCTGAAGATCCCCACCGCCCTGCGCGGGATCATGCCGGTGGTCGTCCTGCCGCTCATCGGCTCCGCCGTCACCGCGTTCCTGATGTTCCTGGTCGTCGGCAAGCCCGTGGCCTCGCTCCAGCGGGCCCTCACCGACTGGCTGTCCGGCCTCTCAGGCGCCAACGCGATCATCCTCGGCGTCATCCTCGGCCTGATGATGTGCTTCGACCTCGGCGGCCCGCTCAACAAGGTGGCCTACGCCTTCGCCATCGGCGGCCTCGCCACCCCCAACGAGGGCAGCCTCAAGGTCATGGCCGCCGTGATGGCCGCCGGCATGGTGCCGCCGCTGGCGATGGCACTGGCCACCACGGTCCGCGGCCGGCTCTTCTCCAAGACGGAGCGCGAGAACGGCAAGGCCGCCTGGTTCCTGGGCGCCTCCTTCATCAGCGAGGGCGCCATCCCGTTCGCCGCGGCCGACCCGCTGCGCGTGATCCCGGCCTCCATGGTGGGCGGCGCGGTCACCGGAGCGCTCTCGATGGCCTTCGAGTGCACCCTGCGGGCCCCGCACGGCGGCATCTTCGTGATCCCGCTGATCGGCAACCCGCTGCTCTACCTGATCGCCATCGCCGCCGGTACGGCCACCAGCGCCGGCCTGGTCATCCTCCTCAAGGGGATGCGCAAGCAGGACACGACCGCCGAAGCGGCGCCCCTGCCGGACCCGGCCGAGGTCACCGTCGCCGCCTGA
- a CDS encoding glycosyltransferase: MPTQPSSSPSASPSPDPSPDPSPAPSRPPVVLHLVQPVEGGVARVVVDLVRAQSAAGLRTFVGCPRGGQLADAAREAGAEVLTWRAGRAPGPGLAAEVLGARRLIGRVRPDILHAHSAKAGLAGRLAVRGAVPTVFQPHAWSFDAVGGATAALALRWERFGARWADRVLCVSEAERRTGESEGIAARWSVIRNGVDLGHFRPGGPDPVQDKARARAELPLPTAFLGDGPLAVCVGRLCQQKGQDVLLRAWPELLGAVPGARLVLVGDGPDMERLRRGAPPSVHFAGAAFDIRPWLRAADLVVLPSRWEGMALAPLEAMACGRPVLVSDVSGARESLPPGQGRLCLVEPEDPTALAKALGGLLAEPRLLAALGEQAERHARMEFDVRRTTDAVTGLYHELLGRPRPLNQERISR; this comes from the coding sequence GTGCCCACGCAGCCTTCTTCTTCTCCTTCCGCATCCCCCTCTCCCGACCCTTCTCCCGATCCCTCTCCCGCGCCGTCCCGGCCTCCGGTCGTCCTCCACCTCGTCCAGCCGGTCGAGGGCGGGGTCGCCCGCGTCGTCGTGGACCTCGTACGCGCCCAGTCCGCGGCCGGCCTGCGGACCTTCGTCGGCTGCCCGCGCGGCGGACAGCTCGCCGACGCCGCCCGCGAGGCCGGGGCCGAGGTGCTCACCTGGCGTGCCGGGCGGGCTCCCGGGCCGGGCCTGGCCGCCGAAGTGCTCGGCGCGCGCCGCCTGATCGGGCGGGTCCGGCCCGACATCCTGCACGCCCACAGCGCCAAGGCCGGACTCGCCGGGCGGCTCGCCGTGCGCGGGGCCGTCCCGACCGTCTTCCAGCCGCACGCCTGGTCCTTCGACGCCGTGGGCGGGGCCACCGCCGCGCTCGCGCTGCGCTGGGAGCGCTTCGGGGCCCGTTGGGCCGACCGGGTGCTCTGCGTCAGCGAGGCCGAACGCCGCACCGGGGAGTCCGAGGGGATCGCCGCCCGCTGGTCGGTGATCCGCAACGGCGTCGACCTCGGCCACTTCCGCCCCGGCGGCCCGGACCCCGTCCAGGACAAGGCCCGGGCGCGCGCCGAACTGCCCCTGCCCACTGCCTTCCTGGGGGACGGACCGCTCGCCGTCTGCGTCGGCCGGCTCTGCCAGCAGAAGGGGCAGGACGTCCTGCTGCGCGCCTGGCCGGAGCTGCTCGGAGCCGTTCCCGGGGCCCGTCTCGTGCTCGTCGGGGACGGCCCCGACATGGAACGGCTGCGCCGTGGCGCCCCGCCCTCGGTCCACTTCGCGGGGGCCGCCTTCGACATCCGGCCGTGGCTTCGGGCCGCCGATCTCGTTGTACTGCCGTCGCGGTGGGAAGGCATGGCGCTCGCCCCGCTCGAAGCCATGGCCTGTGGCCGACCGGTCCTGGTCTCCGACGTCAGCGGTGCCCGCGAGAGCCTTCCGCCCGGCCAGGGGCGGCTGTGCCTGGTGGAACCGGAGGACCCGACGGCGCTGGCCAAGGCCCTGGGCGGGCTGCTCGCCGAGCCGCGGCTGCTCGCCGCACTCGGGGAGCAGGCGGAGCGGCACGCGCGGATGGAATTCGACGTGCGGCGCACCACGGACGCGGTCACCGGTCTGTATCACGAACTGCTGGGCAGGCCCCGGCCCTTGAACCAGGAGCGCATCAGCCGATGA
- a CDS encoding chaplin has product MRQVLSRQVLGKGVLTAAAASSLLSIATGAAYAQPGAMAEASHSPGVLAGNSVSVPITFAPNVCGNTVDAGAGLNPAMGNNCATTTGSDAGHDYERYLSPQQAEQVRRYVDQQEEHDRHEEGGYGDRGPEQHGGYGEDGPGPQGGHEDHGPGPQGGYGDSGEEECDDHPAPERPEPPPQHESQHEQPPHTEHPPAPAPQHAPPAPQPLPAPEAEHPAPAPAPAPAPVEQAPAPQPEPVPAPVVEEAPHTLPAPAPVEEAPAPMPPHGSQVVEHPAPVVPAVDQPPAAPAGDLPVPLPPAPLPAPAPAPVPAPAPAPAPEAVPVAAVPAAPARQELAATGAGQPGAAAALASALILGGAILYRRSRKAA; this is encoded by the coding sequence ATGCGACAGGTACTGAGCCGACAGGTACTGGGCAAGGGGGTGCTCACCGCGGCCGCCGCGTCCAGCCTGCTGTCCATCGCGACCGGCGCGGCCTACGCACAACCCGGGGCGATGGCCGAGGCCTCCCATTCACCGGGCGTGCTGGCCGGCAACAGCGTCTCGGTACCGATCACCTTCGCGCCGAACGTGTGCGGCAACACCGTGGACGCCGGAGCGGGCCTCAACCCCGCCATGGGCAACAACTGCGCCACCACGACCGGCTCCGACGCCGGCCACGACTACGAGCGCTACCTCAGCCCGCAGCAGGCCGAACAGGTCCGCCGCTACGTCGATCAGCAGGAGGAGCACGACCGGCACGAGGAGGGCGGCTACGGGGACCGCGGACCCGAGCAGCACGGCGGCTACGGCGAGGACGGACCCGGGCCGCAGGGCGGCCACGAGGACCACGGACCCGGGCCGCAGGGCGGCTACGGAGACTCCGGCGAGGAGGAGTGCGACGACCACCCCGCCCCGGAGCGGCCCGAGCCCCCGCCCCAGCACGAGTCGCAGCACGAGCAGCCGCCGCACACCGAGCACCCCCCGGCGCCGGCCCCGCAGCACGCGCCCCCCGCGCCGCAGCCGCTGCCCGCGCCCGAGGCGGAGCACCCGGCTCCCGCTCCGGCGCCCGCGCCCGCTCCCGTAGAGCAGGCACCCGCGCCGCAGCCCGAGCCCGTTCCGGCGCCCGTAGTGGAGGAGGCTCCGCACACGCTCCCCGCTCCGGCGCCCGTGGAGGAGGCCCCCGCGCCGATGCCCCCGCACGGCAGCCAGGTCGTGGAGCACCCGGCGCCGGTAGTGCCCGCGGTCGACCAGCCGCCGGCGGCCCCCGCCGGTGACCTGCCGGTCCCGCTGCCTCCGGCACCGCTGCCCGCCCCGGCACCCGCGCCGGTTCCCGCGCCCGCCCCGGCACCCGCCCCCGAGGCCGTCCCCGTCGCGGCGGTCCCCGCGGCCCCCGCGCGGCAGGAGCTGGCCGCGACCGGTGCCGGACAGCCCGGCGCCGCGGCGGCCCTGGCCTCGGCCCTGATCCTGGGCGGCGCCATTCTGTACCGCAGGTCCCGCAAGGCCGCCTGA
- a CDS encoding chaplin, with amino-acid sequence MKKRLVRGATLAVASTALLMGGAGLASAHGDGGATANGFTGESPGVLSGNLLQVPVHVPVNVCGNTVNVIALLNPSFGNTCVNA; translated from the coding sequence ATGAAGAAGAGGCTGGTGCGCGGCGCCACCCTGGCGGTCGCGAGCACCGCGCTGCTGATGGGCGGCGCGGGCCTCGCCTCCGCGCACGGCGACGGCGGCGCGACGGCGAACGGCTTCACCGGTGAGTCCCCCGGCGTCCTGAGCGGCAACCTGCTCCAGGTCCCGGTCCACGTCCCGGTGAACGTCTGCGGCAACACCGTGAACGTGATCGCCCTGCTGAACCCCTCGTTCGGCAACACCTGCGTCAACGCCTGA
- a CDS encoding rodlin: MIKKFAAGAAVAASFVGLGAAMAPQAMAIGNDHGINTVNGNGASQIYGNQATYGNMSPQMALIQGSFNKPCIALPAKANVQSVLALVNVGVQDIPVLSSPQNQQCTENSTQAKGDEALSHILSNIPVLSGNASAGS; encoded by the coding sequence ATGATCAAGAAGTTTGCGGCCGGCGCAGCGGTTGCCGCCTCGTTCGTCGGTCTGGGTGCCGCCATGGCCCCGCAGGCCATGGCCATCGGCAACGACCACGGCATCAACACCGTGAACGGCAACGGGGCCTCGCAGATCTACGGCAACCAGGCCACCTACGGCAACATGAGCCCGCAGATGGCGCTCATCCAGGGCTCGTTCAACAAGCCCTGCATCGCCCTGCCCGCCAAGGCCAACGTCCAGTCCGTCCTGGCTCTGGTCAACGTCGGCGTCCAGGACATCCCGGTCCTGTCCAGCCCGCAGAACCAGCAGTGCACCGAGAACTCCACCCAGGCCAAGGGCGACGAGGCTCTCTCGCACATCCTCAGCAACATCCCGGTCCTGTCCGGCAACGCCTCCGCCGGCAGCTGA